From one Phocoena sinus isolate mPhoSin1 chromosome 6, mPhoSin1.pri, whole genome shotgun sequence genomic stretch:
- the RNF224 gene encoding RING finger protein 224 codes for MLPPEGPRASEEGTAAGPQRGDCVICYSAYDLTGHLPRRLYCGHTFCQACVRRLDTPAHEQRWIPCPQCRQSTPTPRGGVAMLDLDLAAFLAVRAEREPPRTEAQPPTPLKGSTAITQQPARLWPALGPQPHFPQPRCCFWGCSGLCWDPPGSPEA; via the coding sequence ATGCTGCCGCCAGAGGGTCCCCGGGCCTCCGAAGAGGGCACAGCCGCTGGGCCCCAGCGAGGTGACTGCGTCATCTGCTACTCAGCCTATGACCTCACTGGGCACCTACCCCGCCGCCTCTACTGCGGTCACACCTTCTGCCAGGCGTGCGTGCGGCGGCTGGACACGCCAGCCCACGAGCAGCGCTGGATCCCCTGCCCGCAGTGCCGCCAGAGCACACCCACGCCCCGCGGAGGGGTGGCCATGCTGGACCTCGACCTGGCTGCCTTTCTGGCCGTCAGGGCCGAGCGGGAGCCGCCTCGCACAGAAGCCCAGCCCCCCACGCCCCTCAAAGGCAGCACCGCCATCACTCAGCAGCCGGCCAGGCTTTGGCCTGCCTtgggcccccagccccacttcccCCAGCCCAGATGCTGCTTCTGGGGCTGCAGCGGCCTCTGCTGGGACCCCCCAGGCAGCCCCGAGGCCTGA